TTTAGATGTAGTGTGTAGGGTCGATGATCGAATCGAAATCCTGCCGAGAGATGATTTAGAAAATGTAAGTGATAAAATAATAGACGAAACGAAACGACCCCCGCCCGATGATGTtgatttgccaaatgaaaataaattagtgAGTAGTGATAGTAAAATACCCGAGTTGAAGGAACTGTGCGTAGCCTCAATATCTAGTGTAAGTGAAAAGAACATTGAATTACCGAATGGAACACAAGACTGTTTAAGATCGTGTGATAATAATTTAGCGGAAGAAAGGACTGATAATGAAATCGAAACTAAGTCAATAGATGATGTAGAGAAATGTAACACTGATTCTACGTCTGTAGAGAAAACGATTGAATCTGATGCAATATTGAAGTTTGAAGAAgtagaaatagataatgtaGATGTTGTCTTGCCAAAAGCGGTGTCCGAAGCCCCGACGGAGGTGGCGGAAGAAGCTACAATCGCGGACGTCGCGCCCCTGCCGACGTCGGAGCCCAAGTCCGAGGAAGATATCACCCTGGTGAGTGACCTGCCCACTAGTGAGAACATGGATGTTGAAGTTTTTAATGGAGCAACAGTTACTAGTGATCTCAATTTGCCAGTAGAAATCATATTTGATTCTCCGAGTGAATCTAAAACCGTAACTGACAGTTCAAAAGATGCAGCAAATTCTGAGTCGACAGAATCAGAAAATGTAATGGAACCAGTTTTTATACCACAACTGACAGCACCTGAAGCAGTACAAAATATTGTTCACAGTGATGAAGCTCCCGATTTTATAGTTATTCAAGAGGCTGAAATTTCACCAGCTCAAATAGTTACTGAAGATATTTCAACTCCACCCATTTCACCTGAAATAGTACAAACTAATGATAATGAAAAACCTATTGatgatttaaaaattcaatcctcAGATGCTTCTAAGGAAGAAGCGATAGTATTACCAAGATCTGAACAAACAGAAATACGTAAAGATATGATAACAGAGCAATCCAATGATAGCACTGTTTACATGGATCTCATAAATGCGACAAACGAAACTGTTAAAGAGAAAACCATCGATGATAATATGAAAGAGCTTATCAAATCGTGCATCGAAAAGTCGATAGCTGATAGTACTTCGTGTATCGATAACTCTGTAGCTGATAGTACTTGCGCTTTGGTGAAAAATGAATCAACAGTATACATGGATTTGCCCAGTATGATAAAGGAGACAGATAATTTCCTACAGTCTGAAAGGGTTGTTGGCAGGCAGAATGTACCACCATTCGCAGATATGTGTTCCAGTACTCCAATACAGTCTGAAAAGATAGTCGGCAGTCAGAATGTACCATACGCAGACATGTGTTCTAGTACTCCAATAGCCAGTGACCAATCTACTGATGATACCCTAGAGAACTCTGTCAAAGCGGTCGAGAATGAGTTATTATCTGAAACTAAAGTGCCCGAAGTTCCCGATTACGGACCGGGAGTTACTCTTACTAAACTGGAGCAAAGATGTGTCCCAGAATCTATGAGCCCCTTCGAATCGCCGACAAAAAGCCATCACACGGATACATACGATGAAAATAGCTCAGTCGTTCTGGGCCCATTCGAGAATTGCACTCTCGAAATATTCAAAGGAGCAAAATCCATCGACCCAGTCGATTTGCCAAGGGAGGAGCTTTTGGCCTTCTCGTCCAACTTTAGCGAGATGAATCTCGAAACGCCGTCTCCTCTGCGCGACGTCAACTTCCTAAACGAAGTTCCTGACATCCTCCACGACGATATTCAATTCGACGATCTAGAATTATTAAGCGAGCCCATCGATAAGTCTGAGCCCCAGTCGTCCAACGAGACAGATCCGCAGTCGGCGACAGAGAAACGGGTGTCTCCTCTGACGCCGCCCAATTCGCCCGGGACTTTTTTGGCGTCGACGTCCCAGCAAAAATACGTGGTAGACATCGACTTAGATCCACCGATGGGGCCGTCGAACATGGAGTTGGATACGGGGTTGCCAAAGGAGGTAGATTTGAATCAGATCGAGTTGCAGATAACCACTAAGTTGGCGATGGCCGAGAACGAAAACAATTTGAACATCGAGTACTCGGGGCCGTTAGTCGTGGAAGGCGTGGCGCCTGATGACATGATGTTGCACGACGAGACTGACGCAGTGCAAGAGTCGTACTTAGCGGGCAACGGCGGGTCGTCGCCGCGCACCGTCGAGCTCGACGAGGAGTGCGTCAAAGCGCTGAGGAACGAACTGGAATTGAAGCTGCCACTTGCACAGGTGAGTtcctatttgtttttttttttaataatgcatgTGTTACGAGCCTTTTTAtcactcatttttaattaatatgcttgtgttacgagcgGCTTCACCACAATAATCAGCGGCGGCGAGGATCGAaaccgcgttcctcggatcaagtcagctaaagcctggtctgtgcgactgtgcgacgggcggccgcattgagtgtgcgagcgcgacagcaacataattacgcgcgatgggtagcttggggtcattggacaaaattctacgtgttcgcagaccagactatagtcggACCCCTTTACCGTTCAGCCATCGTGGCTTCAAAGTTTTTAGTTACAGTAGCCAAGAGCCATGAAAATGCTCATGTTTATGGTGATCTTATCATTCATAAACGGTTTTGTGCAAAGGACTTAATCGTAACATGTTTCATAGGTGGCAAACATCGAACCGGCGTGCCCCGCTGAGTGGAGCGgctcgctgccgccgccgcccgagctGGTGCTGAGCTACCCGGGCGCGCTCAGCCCCATCGCCGAGGAGACGCGCCAGCAGCTGTCGGCCTACGAGAGCGACGCGCACTGTGAGTGTACTGTACATAGAACAGCCTGCCCGCGGAGTGGAGCGgctcgctgccgccgccgcccgagctGGTGCTGAGCTACCCGGGCGCGCTCAGCCCCATCGCCGAGGAGACGCGCCAGCAGCTGTCGGCCTACGAGAGCGACGCGCACTGTGAGTGTACTGTACATAGAACAGCCTGCCCGCGGAGTGGAGCGgctcgctgccgccgccgcccgagctGGTGCTGAGCTACCCGGGCGCGCTCAGCCCCATCGCCGAGGAGACGCGCCAGCAGCTGTCGGCCTACGAGAGCGACGCGCACTGTGAGTGTACTGTACATAGAACAGCCTGCCCGCGGAGTGGAGCGgctcgctgccgccgccgcccgagctGGTGCTGAGCTACCCGGGCGCGCTCAGCCCCATCGCCGAGGAGACGCGCCAGCAGCTGTCGGCCTACGAGAGCGACGCGCACTGTGAGTGTACTGTACATAGAACAGCCTGCCCGCGGAGTGGAGCGgctcgctgccgccgccgcccgagctGGTGCTGAGCTACCCGGGCGCGCTCAGCCCCATCGCCGAGGAGACGCGCCAGCAGCTGTCGGCCTACGAGAGCGACGCGCACTGTGAGTGTACTGTACATAGAACAGCCTGCCCGCGGAGTGGAGCGgctcgctgccgccgccgcccgagctGGTGCTGAGCTACCCGGGCGCGCTCAGCCCCATCGCCGAGGAGACGCGCCAGCAGCTGTCGGCCTACGAGAGCGACGCGCACTGTGAGTGTACTGTACATAGAACAGCCTGCCCGCGGAGTGGAGCGgctcgctgccgccgccgcccgagctGGTGCTGAGCTACCCGGGCGCGCTCAGCCCCATCGCCGAGGAGACGCGCCAGCAGCTGTCGGCCTACGAGAGCGACGCGCACTGTGAGTGTACTGTACATAGAACAGCCTGCCCGCGGAGTGGAGCGgctcgctgccgccgccgcccgagctGGTGCTGAGCTACCCGGGCGCGCTCAGCCCCATCGCCGAGGAGACGCGCCAGCAGCTGTCGGCCTACGAGAGCGACGCGCACTGTGAGTGTACTGTACATAGAACAGCCTGCCCGCGGAGTGGAGCGgctcgctgccgccgccgcccgagctGGTGCTGAGCTACCCGGGCGCGCTCAGCCCCATCGCCGAGGAGACGCGCCAGCAGCTGTCGGCCTACGAGAGCGACGCGCACTGTGAGTGTACTGTACATAGAACAGCCTGCCCGCGGAGTGGAGCGgctcgctgccgccgccgcccgagctGGTGCTGAGCTACCCGGGCGCGCTCAGCCCCATCGCCGAGGAGACGCGCCAGCAGCTGTCGGCCTACGAGAGCGACGCGCACTGTGAGTGTACTGTACATAGAACAGCCTGCCCGCGGAGTGGAGCGgctcgctgccgccgccgcccgagctGGTGCTGAGCTACCCGGGCGCGCTCAGCCCCATCGCCGAGGAGACGCGCCAGCAGCTGTCGGCCTACGAGAGCGACGCGCACTGTGAGTGTACTGTACATAGAACAGCCTGCCCGCGGAGTGGAGCGgctcgctgccgccgccgcccgagctGGTGCTGAGCTACCCGGGCGCGCTCAGCCCCATCGCCGAGGAGACGCGCCAGCAGCTGTCGGCCTACGAGAGCGACGCGCACTGTGAGTGTACTGTACATAGAACAGCCTGCCCGCGGAGTGGAGCGgctcgctgccgccgccgcccgagctGGTGCTGAGCTACCCGGGCGCGCTCAGCCCCATCGCCGAGGAGACGCGCCAGCAGCTGTCGGCCTACGAGAGCGACGCGCACTGTGAGTGTACTGTACATAGAACAGCCTGCCCGCGGAGTGGAGCGgctcgctgccgccgccgcccgagctGGTGCTGAGCTACCCGGGCGCGCTCAGCCCCATCGCCGAGGAGACGCGCCAGCAGCTGTCGGCCTACGAGAGCGACGCGCACTGTGAGTGTACTGTACATAGAACAGCCTGCCCGCGGAGTGGAGCGgctcgctgccgccgccgcccgagctGGTGCTGAGCTACCCGGGCGCGCTCAGCCCCATCGCCGAGGAGACGCGCCAGCAGCTGTCGGCCTACGAGAGCGACGCGCACTGTGAGTGTACTGTACATAGAACAGCCTGCCCGCGGAGTGGAGCGgctcgctgccgccgccgcccgagctGGTGCTGAGCTACCCGGGCGCGCTCAGCCCCATCGCCGAGGAGACGCGCCAGCAGCTGTCGGCCTACGAGAGCGACGCGCACTGTGAGTGTACTGTACATAGAACAGCCTGCCCGCGGAGTGGAGCGgctcgctgccgccgccgcccgagctGGTGCTGAGCTACCCGGGCGCGCTCAGCCCCATCGCCGAGGAGACGCGCCAGCAGCTGTCGGCCTACGAGAGCGACGCGCACTGTGAGTGTACTGTACATAGAACAGCCTGCCCGCGGAGTGGAGCGgctcgctgccgccgccgcccgagctGGTGCTGAGCTACCCGGGCGCGCTCAGCCCCATCGCCGAGGAGACGCGCCAGCAGCTGTCGGCCTACGAGAGCGACGCGCACTGTGAGTGTACTGTACATAGAACAGCCTGCCCGCGGAGTGGAGCGgctcgctgccgccgccgcccgagctGGTGCTGAGCTACCCGGGCGCGCTCAGCCCCATCGCCGAGGAGACGCGCCAGCAGCTGTCGGCCTACGAGAGCGACGCGCACTGTGAGTGTACTGTACATAGAACAGCCTGCCCGCGGAGTGGAGCGgctcgctgccgccgccgcccgagctGGTGCTGAGCTACCCGGGCGCGCTCAGCCCTATCGCCGAGTACATAGAACAGCCTGCCCGGCAGAGTGTGACCCATTGTCCTAGGTGAACGACAAACGCGACGCGCGAAAATTGCATGCCTAGTATTCGTTGTATTATAATAGTGGCCTACGTAGTTGCGTGTCATGACATGTGTCACACGTCACGTGAAGTATTGGTTGTAATTACGTCGTGTCGCATTTCGTCTCTTCATGCCGCGTTCCATCTCTCACCGGGTAGAATGGAGCTAGTGAGATTATATGCAGATGATTAATAaacaacttatttatttacggAGTACGAGCTGATACATGAACAGAAcaccaatttaaaaataaaaaagcaatcATTTCAAAATACCATTCCATCAACAGGGAACAACTCGACGCGCACAGATTCATCAGAAAGCTACCCTGAGCCGTGTAACAACTCCACTGACGAAGTGACCGACCTGCCCACCGGCATGCCCAGTGCCCTCGACCACTCCACCTATACTGTGCACTCGCGCGAACGCTCGCCAGATCACTCGCCAGACCGCTCGCGCGGCCACTCGCCCGACCGGACCTACACCGTGCAGAAGGATGCCACGACTAGTCGAGAGTGAGTGACAAAGTTGACACAATAAAGTAATATACAGCtttactaaatacataattttatccGAGAAATCTCAATTAGTTTTAAATTGACCGTGTAATGCTATTCAATACCTTTGAAAACAGCGAAACGAAAAAGTCACGTCTTAGCTTCGTCCATGCCACACAAAATGGGAGAGCCAATTTATGACATCTCTTTAAAAGTATATCAATTTACTTATGACGTCTATTTGTTCCAATTAACTGAGCAAGCATAAATCGATACATCAATAAACTACATATTTTCTATCTTAATTTTGTCAAAACAGCTCATAAACAAACTTATTTCCTTATTTTCAGTATCACAATGAGCGCCGACAGCTTGAACGCCAGCCCTTACAAGAAACCAGCTCACGAATCACCGATCGACGATAGAACGTACAACAAGAACGAGGAAGAAAAAGAGTCGCGTTGCGAGAGGATATCCCAAGTGTCGCCCTTCATACTAAGCCCCACCACCGACTCGTCGGCACCAGAGAATTCGGACTATGTTGACAACGCCACCGGGATATCCAACCTGTCGAAAACCACTGTCCCTACCGATGCCAAATCTTCCAAACCCTCGGAAACGCAGTGCCTCTCCAAAGCCACCAGCATCGACTCCTGGTGCTCCAACGACACACTTTACAACGTCGAAGAAAACTTCGACGATCTCGCCATGGATCCCGACCTTCCCGTCGACTTCGAACTGCAGAAGGAAGATGAAAACAGCGAAAGTAGCGACACACTCACCCATAACGACGAGGATAAAGAACTCAGCCACTGCTCCACGTACATCGTACACGACAGCAAGTCCGAGCCCTGCGAAACTTTCTCACCAGACTCGATCACCGCTAACGACAACTACACCTATACGAAAGCGCGCACCGACGCCGCGCCCACCGCCACTCCCTCCGTCAACACCAAATCAGAAGTCGACTCCGCCAAGAACACACAAACCAAAGACCTCGCGTACGGAACTCTCATGTCTGGACTCCCGTCGTACTCCAATTGCACGACCGAAGTGGCCTCCGGCTTCGATGACGTCTGGAAGCTTTCCCAGCCTGAGATGGTGCGGAGGTCGCCCGTTATGGATGAAATCAACATCACTCCCCCGAAATTCCCCGAGGAAAAGGAACCTGTGGTCCCCGACAGCCCTCAGCTGCCGGCCCAGCCGTGCCTCAAGAAGATGGACAGCGTCGAGATATCCTGCCTCCACGACAACTTGATCGACACCCAAATCAAAATCGAGAGCCCCGAAAGTCGAAACCTAGTTGAAATTAGCGACAGCCCGAACTACCAGTACAAAAGCATGGAGCCGTCGGTCACCAGCACGCCTCTGACGGAACCGGCCGAGGGCGAAAATGTGGAGGCCATACCGATGCAGCTTCCCGACAGCACCAGGACGCCCGAATTGCtaaataatatacctaatttCCAAACCTTCCTCCAGTCGGCTGAAGTGCGCCCGCAGGATATATCGCCGAGCGACGCCGCCAGCAACCAGGACACCGAAATACTGTTGGAGGGAGATAGCAAAACGCTGAGCAGGATCAGCAACCGAGACAGCCTCGCAATCACCGATCGCACGCCGAACTATTCCGATTTCGAGAATTCGGCGATATCGAAACCCCAGGACGTGAATTCGAGGGACAAATCTAGTCAGAGCCTCGAACTCGGTACCACCGTCAACTCGGAGGACTTCCGGAACTTCGAAAGCTCGGTGCGGAGCCGCCCGCAGGACCTGTCCTCTGTGATTGACGCCAGTTCCTTGCTTTTGAACAGCGAGAGAAGGTTCAGCGATTTGGTGATAACCAACTCCACCGGCAACGTAGACTCGGAACAGACTAGTCAGTCGGGGAGCCGCGTGAACGATATCGATCCGATAAAATCTCTAGATGTAAGTCCGCCTAATGTTACGAATTTAATAGAATCTCATGAAGTAGGTAATGTCGGAACGCcgagtaatttttatttagatatGGAAGCGGAGGATGATACCGAGCAGCCTCACTCGATCATCATCACCGAGCGGGACGTGCTCAAGGAGAGCCCCAACCGCACGTACGACTCGCACGAGGCGCCCTTAGATCTGAACCGCACCTACGACTCTCACGAGAGCCGAAGTCAGCAAATGCCTGAAAACGACAGCCATCATCACCGAGTCAACGGAATTGACAAGAACGATGATGTCATCGAATGTGATAAGAAATCGCCCAAAGTTGAA
This window of the Ostrinia nubilalis chromosome 9, ilOstNubi1.1, whole genome shotgun sequence genome carries:
- the LOC135074407 gene encoding uncharacterized protein LOC135074407, which encodes MGLLWVVFFVALTGSHFGYGLPIGPTPQTYPYDGSESSAPLGWGGPGGAYAAVPALALLIAAVGLLLGCTWCYRHKDCKPNQGEDNQLFTGTVTHHLHEVRRSNPPDSGFSEPVNNNISEDNNNGPISLREMQNIANNNATAYIASENEERNRISRESVVEFEPLPTGIRVADPLEPYADWFGGEDFSRNRLQYLREIGRGWFGRVVEGEIEDNGSTSTVAVKILNQNASLEDKARFLEEARVYRDVSHENILAFVDKCLQEDPWILIFEFCSMDLQQYLIVNRHKMASLNEGGVPLRLMCDVASALAHLHSRGHLYGTIWSGSVLVRGEGEAARAVLGRYAPAPPPPDLQPPEASRPAFVHTTSSDVWSLGTLVWQVCSWGMAPPHHPPPLPDLPCPYRAHLYQVMQLCWNPSADARPSASQVQLLLQHLHSTHARPQGAPGAFEERWQRLKPNHIPVVDQHRAQVHVPTRDAPAPVSRSSSIMSDRDPLAAQIKSESLTNLHGSLEDVRNIYLTHNETPLLECHQGNVSLDDDHDHDRDHDRSDSSMDPWLKDIVAGSQDDVSYYRDVSDVIKNLDNILNSEKTSSSESSHQASPSRDNLSLDCKKDYPMQSSMVKSPGISNFQNILEAGLAADEPAKEPCEDDDADRDTIGTLSHSFERHSDTLSQQTLENVTPETPIKDLDVVCRVDDRIEILPRDDLENVSDKIIDETKRPPPDDVDLPNENKLVSSDSKIPELKELCVASISSVSEKNIELPNGTQDCLRSCDNNLAEERTDNEIETKSIDDVEKCNTDSTSVEKTIESDAILKFEEVEIDNVDVVLPKAVSEAPTEVAEEATIADVAPLPTSEPKSEEDITLVSDLPTSENMDVEVFNGATVTSDLNLPVEIIFDSPSESKTVTDSSKDAANSESTESENVMEPVFIPQLTAPEAVQNIVHSDEAPDFIVIQEAEISPAQIVTEDISTPPISPEIVQTNDNEKPIDDLKIQSSDASKEEAIVLPRSEQTEIRKDMITEQSNDSTVYMDLINATNETVKEKTIDDNMKELIKSCIEKSIADSTSCIDNSVADSTCALVKNESTVYMDLPSMIKETDNFLQSERVVGRQNVPPFADMCSSTPIQSEKIVGSQNVPYADMCSSTPIASDQSTDDTLENSVKAVENELLSETKVPEVPDYGPGVTLTKLEQRCVPESMSPFESPTKSHHTDTYDENSSVVLGPFENCTLEIFKGAKSIDPVDLPREELLAFSSNFSEMNLETPSPLRDVNFLNEVPDILHDDIQFDDLELLSEPIDKSEPQSSNETDPQSATEKRVSPLTPPNSPGTFLASTSQQKYVVDIDLDPPMGPSNMELDTGLPKEVDLNQIELQITTKLAMAENENNLNIEYSGPLVVEGVAPDDMMLHDETDAVQESYLAGNGGSSPRTVELDEECVKALRNELELKLPLAQVANIEPACPAEWSGSLPPPPELVLSYPGALSPIAEETRQQLSAYESDAHWNNSTRTDSSESYPEPCNNSTDEVTDLPTGMPSALDHSTYTVHSRERSPDHSPDRSRGHSPDRTYTVQKDATTSRDITMSADSLNASPYKKPAHESPIDDRTYNKNEEEKESRCERISQVSPFILSPTTDSSAPENSDYVDNATGISNLSKTTVPTDAKSSKPSETQCLSKATSIDSWCSNDTLYNVEENFDDLAMDPDLPVDFELQKEDENSESSDTLTHNDEDKELSHCSTYIVHDSKSEPCETFSPDSITANDNYTYTKARTDAAPTATPSVNTKSEVDSAKNTQTKDLAYGTLMSGLPSYSNCTTEVASGFDDVWKLSQPEMVRRSPVMDEINITPPKFPEEKEPVVPDSPQLPAQPCLKKMDSVEISCLHDNLIDTQIKIESPESRNLVEISDSPNYQYKSMEPSVTSTPLTEPAEGENVEAIPMQLPDSTRTPELLNNIPNFQTFLQSAEVRPQDISPSDAASNQDTEILLEGDSKTLSRISNRDSLAITDRTPNYSDFENSAISKPQDVNSRDKSSQSLELGTTVNSEDFRNFESSVRSRPQDLSSVIDASSLLLNSERRFSDLVITNSTGNVDSEQTSQSGSRVNDIDPIKSLDVSPPNVTNLIESHEVGNVGTPSNFYLDMEAEDDTEQPHSIIITERDVLKESPNRTYDSHEAPLDLNRTYDSHESRSQQMPENDSHHHRVNGIDKNDDVIECDKKSPKVEDLLKQIEPKSPKEEIRESLTVLPSVVIEDSSNKSGSSPVVINEEIKCNGNSEKFATVQFLHETFEELIESNVDDGDCKDFKSDDFTEDSPSQNSEGKSAESTEPICSPAKVHDTSKEKSPQNEVDVEETEEVKTNGVQEVEEMTSVTENFLQNEKKFCQLDAYFPLLSDIRFTGPAAEIMSTSFSQDSPSSPASPARDPTRPDAADLLKEWDSDSDTHSTNSSSGEFIWKDGDGHETPLVPSTHFDHQRGGSGQPNGGEGNSHADRGEGSGGSEGSGDSGSGSEGDEVEFVPSSWDCRAAPSKSSLRSLEQATPDNKKRVVFKRQKYHCVYEYPREAPDAHSPAAYVPDLSTYTDWDPSSAEEAELGYGQLFGAPNPLDMYPLRSSIAFDYDEDFFISSSTRPFESLGIMSTTSQFFPGMHAKAALERRAPSDLPPPSVLHHATPSLDFTTPDSGVEDITPGSLADDDFKKPPLSPAPAPPACWPASDSASSSESVSPSSPGALGGLRHTRATLKLDLPPSPRLPSPRHARAFSFVLDPPKPRADPASAPAPLVMTDDTPVVATALPIPRDDAELPLPIPEPTFSTFGKSVPKPEPEPKAIILTDEVPDAAPAPADSPRALEPVKGEGTVLDSGDEDSGIESSSKATLERNKTTPNVS